Proteins found in one Dendrosporobacter quercicolus genomic segment:
- the rpsR gene encoding 30S ribosomal protein S18: protein MRRERGRKPKKKVCSFCVDKVEAIDYKDVPKLRRYTTERGKILPRRISGNCAKHQRQLTLSIKRARNIALLPFTAE, encoded by the coding sequence GTGAGACGTGAAAGAGGAAGAAAACCGAAGAAAAAGGTTTGCAGCTTTTGTGTGGATAAAGTGGAAGCCATTGATTATAAAGACGTTCCGAAACTTCGCCGTTACACTACAGAACGTGGCAAAATTTTGCCTCGCCGGATTTCCGGCAACTGCGCGAAGCATCAACGTCAATTGACACTGTCGATAAAACGCGCTCGTAATATTGCTTTACTGCCGTTTACAGCAGAATAA
- a CDS encoding MazG-like family protein: MFSHESEILRKMRLIEWLKAELVAQVGQLYQAMARNSEQAMKEGLANLVISCFVLGRRLGINFADLDEAITVRLTQNIKNENDVEKWFGDFSEYQRHLRQKR, encoded by the coding sequence TTGTTTTCCCACGAATCGGAAATTCTCCGCAAGATGCGGTTGATAGAATGGCTTAAAGCAGAACTGGTCGCTCAGGTGGGACAGTTGTATCAGGCGATGGCCAGAAACAGTGAGCAGGCGATGAAAGAGGGGCTGGCCAACCTTGTCATTTCATGTTTTGTGCTGGGCCGGAGATTGGGTATTAATTTTGCTGATTTGGATGAGGCTATAACCGTACGCTTAACGCAAAATATAAAAAATGAAAACGATGTGGAGAAGTGGTTTGGTGATTTTTCCGAGTACCAGCGGCATCTCCGCCAAAAGAGGTGA
- a CDS encoding YybS family protein — MQHNGVRPMVEGGILASIAIVFALISAYLPFLGVFVNLIWPVPIILLGVRHGYQWSIMATCVAGLLIAMLMHPLHAIGVVVGFGLIGIVLGHAIRSEFHPVKTLLWGAVASLISKVAVLLISAVVLGVNPLNMQTEALGKAFEQSVELYRSIGMNEEDLAAVSTNMQTMLQLMKIILPAGFVLAAIVDTYLNFTIARLVLKKLGHRIPSFPAFKNWTMPGYIVYIYLLALVGLYWGSSREITALYHVSMNLQVITSVLLFIQGLALFYFLTDKYKLSRLARGIILFLIFTNGLFTQILVIAGAFDMAFDYRQLRGLRD; from the coding sequence TTGCAGCATAATGGTGTACGACCAATGGTGGAGGGCGGAATCCTGGCTTCAATTGCAATTGTTTTCGCCCTGATTAGTGCGTATCTGCCCTTTCTGGGAGTGTTTGTAAACTTAATCTGGCCGGTACCCATCATCCTTTTAGGCGTCCGTCATGGTTATCAATGGAGTATTATGGCGACCTGCGTCGCCGGGCTGCTGATTGCCATGCTGATGCATCCATTGCATGCCATTGGCGTTGTCGTGGGGTTCGGGCTTATCGGTATTGTGCTGGGGCATGCCATCCGGTCGGAATTTCATCCAGTTAAAACACTGCTGTGGGGAGCCGTTGCCTCGTTAATTTCCAAAGTGGCTGTTTTGCTGATCAGCGCGGTCGTCCTGGGCGTAAATCCATTAAATATGCAGACCGAAGCGCTGGGCAAAGCGTTCGAACAATCCGTAGAGCTATACAGAAGCATCGGCATGAACGAAGAGGATTTGGCGGCAGTTTCAACCAATATGCAGACAATGCTGCAGCTGATGAAAATTATTTTGCCGGCCGGCTTTGTTTTGGCAGCCATTGTGGATACTTATTTGAATTTCACCATTGCCAGGCTGGTGCTAAAAAAGCTGGGGCACCGGATACCGTCTTTTCCGGCCTTTAAAAACTGGACAATGCCGGGCTATATTGTTTATATTTATCTGCTGGCCCTGGTCGGCTTATACTGGGGCAGTTCCCGGGAGATAACAGCGCTTTATCATGTCTCGATGAATTTGCAGGTTATTACCAGCGTCCTGTTGTTTATTCAGGGATTGGCGTTATTTTACTTCCTTACCGATAAATACAAATTGTCAAGGCTGGCCAGGGGTATTATACTATTCTTAATATTTACTAATGGTCTGTTCACGCAGATTTTAGTAATCGCAGGCGCTTTTGATATGGCGTTTGACTATCGTCAACTGCGTGGATTGCGCGATTAA
- a CDS encoding DHH family phosphoesterase: MPQGPSIWLDTRIYLAVAALLLLIIMFYNKSVAVLGLILLAALYLYGRERHIQQQKELNAYLSRMVSNVGELAAYAVHKLPVAIALLDADGRLCWGNEVLDDWTDGNLKLGESILKVWPELPLESLWEKTEEQTFQAEGRHYQLMPKVLNELQPTEPFLAVYLLDITTTEILRGECTDNMPVVAYIQIDNYDDVLQGLSDKQRSSILFEVNKLLNEWVADLEGFIKKYGEDMYVSLFTRKALDKVFQDKFDILDKVRAIHGSHKFPVTLSMGVVADRVSMADLADRAQAGLDLALGRGGDQAAVHVGGKVQFYGGKAKAVEKNTRVKARTVAHTIREIIGAADTVLIMGHQNEDFDSLGAAMGVAKMARHLGKNVYIAVSQNNSAVSKLSELFTDYEEYRELFVSPARVEELSMEDPVLFVVDTHRPELAAAPELLGRIDKVIVIDHHRRAEEFIANPLLVYLEPSSSSTSELVTELLMYFDESVDLTRIDATALYAGIVVDTKNFSVQTGVRTFDAAAYLRRSGADPALIRFLFQMDYAATRARSEVLANAEMQAGGLILADCPANIKNAQVIAAQAADTMLRIEGVKLSIVLFYLEDDGIGVSARSNGEVNVQLLMEELGGGGHQTVAGAQVKNATLSEVRSRIIELSAKYIEESEPE, from the coding sequence ATGCCTCAAGGTCCTTCGATTTGGTTGGATACCAGAATTTATCTTGCCGTAGCAGCGCTGCTGCTGCTGATCATTATGTTTTACAATAAGTCGGTCGCCGTGCTGGGTTTAATTTTGCTGGCTGCACTCTATTTGTATGGCCGGGAACGGCATATTCAGCAGCAAAAAGAACTGAATGCTTATCTGTCCAGAATGGTGAGCAATGTGGGCGAGCTGGCGGCTTATGCTGTTCATAAGCTGCCGGTAGCCATTGCGTTGCTGGATGCCGACGGGCGCTTATGCTGGGGAAATGAGGTTCTTGACGACTGGACTGACGGCAATTTGAAGTTAGGCGAATCAATTCTAAAGGTATGGCCGGAATTGCCCCTGGAGTCGTTGTGGGAAAAGACGGAAGAGCAAACGTTTCAGGCGGAAGGCCGTCATTATCAGTTAATGCCCAAGGTTCTGAACGAACTGCAGCCGACGGAGCCGTTTCTGGCGGTTTATTTGCTGGATATCACAACAACTGAAATCCTGCGCGGAGAATGCACGGATAATATGCCGGTCGTCGCTTATATCCAGATCGACAATTACGACGACGTGCTGCAGGGCCTGAGCGACAAGCAGCGTTCATCCATTTTGTTTGAGGTGAATAAACTGCTTAATGAATGGGTGGCGGATTTGGAAGGTTTTATTAAAAAGTATGGCGAGGATATGTATGTTAGTCTCTTTACCCGAAAGGCCCTGGACAAAGTATTTCAGGATAAATTTGATATCCTGGATAAGGTCAGAGCCATTCACGGCAGTCATAAGTTTCCGGTGACCCTGAGTATGGGGGTAGTGGCTGACCGGGTTTCTATGGCAGATTTGGCTGACCGGGCTCAGGCCGGGCTGGATTTAGCCCTGGGACGGGGCGGCGATCAGGCGGCCGTTCACGTAGGCGGTAAAGTGCAGTTTTATGGCGGCAAGGCCAAGGCTGTAGAAAAGAACACCCGCGTCAAAGCCCGGACGGTTGCCCATACCATCCGGGAGATTATCGGGGCTGCCGACACTGTGCTGATTATGGGGCACCAAAATGAAGACTTTGACAGTCTTGGCGCAGCCATGGGAGTTGCCAAAATGGCGCGGCATCTGGGTAAAAATGTTTATATAGCAGTAAGTCAGAACAATTCCGCCGTCAGTAAGTTAAGTGAGCTGTTTACCGACTATGAGGAATACCGGGAACTTTTTGTCTCTCCGGCCAGGGTGGAGGAGCTGTCGATGGAAGACCCGGTACTGTTTGTCGTCGATACCCACCGGCCTGAACTGGCTGCCGCACCGGAACTGCTCGGTAGAATTGACAAGGTCATTGTCATTGATCATCACCGCCGGGCGGAGGAGTTTATTGCCAACCCCCTGCTGGTGTATCTTGAGCCTTCGTCTTCCTCGACCAGCGAGCTGGTTACCGAACTCCTGATGTATTTTGATGAAAGTGTTGACCTGACCAGAATTGATGCAACCGCCCTTTATGCCGGCATTGTGGTTGATACTAAAAATTTTTCCGTACAAACCGGAGTCCGGACGTTTGATGCGGCGGCCTATTTGCGGCGGTCGGGCGCTGATCCGGCGCTGATTCGTTTTTTGTTTCAGATGGATTACGCTGCAACGAGGGCTAGGTCTGAAGTCTTGGCCAATGCCGAAATGCAGGCCGGGGGCTTGATTCTGGCGGACTGCCCGGCGAATATTAAGAATGCCCAGGTGATTGCGGCGCAAGCTGCCGACACCATGCTAAGGATAGAAGGCGTCAAACTCAGTATCGTCTTATTTTATTTGGAGGATGACGGTATCGGGGTCAGCGCCCGTTCGAACGGCGAGGTCAATGTTCAATTGCTGATGGAGGAACTGGGCGGCGGCGGACACCAGACAGTGGCCGGAGCACAGGTGAAAAACGCCACATTATCTGAGGTGCGAAGCAGAATTATTGAACTTAGCGCCAAGTATATTGAGGA